One window of Xanthomonas sp. 10-10 genomic DNA carries:
- a CDS encoding DUF2147 domain-containing protein, whose protein sequence is MRKTFKTLMVALPLAAASLLAQASDSPVGRWKTIDDETGKPKSVVQIEQASNGTLSGKVVEILQSNHGPNPTCDKCDGALKGKPIKGMTILWGLKADGTAVWDGGSVLDPAKGKTYKAKITLTEGGKKLQMRGYVGIEALGRTQTWIRE, encoded by the coding sequence ATGCGCAAGACCTTCAAGACCCTGATGGTGGCCCTGCCGCTGGCCGCCGCCTCGCTGCTGGCCCAGGCGTCCGATTCGCCGGTGGGCCGCTGGAAGACCATCGACGACGAGACCGGCAAGCCCAAGTCGGTGGTGCAGATCGAACAGGCCTCCAACGGCACGCTGAGCGGCAAGGTGGTCGAGATCCTGCAGTCCAACCATGGGCCCAACCCGACCTGCGACAAGTGCGATGGCGCGCTGAAGGGCAAGCCGATCAAGGGCATGACCATCCTGTGGGGCCTCAAGGCCGACGGCACCGCCGTGTGGGATGGCGGCTCGGTGCTGGACCCGGCCAAGGGCAAGACCTACAAGGCCAAGATCACCTTGACCGAAGGCGGCAAGAAGCTGCAGATGCGCGGCTACGTCGGCATCGAAGCGCTGGGCCGCACCCAGACCTGGATTCGTGAGTAA
- the metG gene encoding methionine--tRNA ligase has protein sequence MTRTALVTTALPYANGPLHLGHLVGYIQADIWVRARRLRGDKTWFVCADDTHGTPIMLAAEKAGVTPEAFIANIQASHERDFAAFGVTFDHYDSTNSPVNRELTEAFYAKLEAAGHISRRSVAQFYDPAKGMFLPDRYIKGICPNCGSADQYGDNCEVCGATYAPTELKEPKSVISGATPELRDSEHFFFEVGHFDGFLREWLAGDVALPGVKAKLKEWLDTEGGLRAWDISRDAPYFGFQIPGQPGKYFYVWLDAPIGYLCSFKTLCAQMGEDFEAHLVAGTQTELHHFIGKDIVNFHGLFWPAVLHGTGHRAPTRLHVNGYLTVDGAKMSKSRGTFVMARTFLDVGLEPEALRYYFAAKSSGGVDDLDLNLGDFIARVNADLVGKFVNLASRCAGFVGKRFDGKLADALPDPAQYARFVAALAPIREAYERNDAASAIRQTMALADEANKYIDDTKPWVIAKQDGADAQLQSVCTQGLNLFRILVAALKPILPRTCAEAEAFLSAPMTSWEDVERPLTAHTIQPYTALFTRIDPKQIDAMTDASKDTLAAPAAPAVAAVSAAKVAKTDAKAATPANPPASVSNPGLIGIDDFAKLDLRIGKVLVCEFVEGSDKLLRFELDAGELGKRQIFSGIRASYGEPDALVGRSVVFIANLAPRKMRFGISEGMILSAGFDGGALALLDADSGAQPGMPVR, from the coding sequence ATGACCCGCACCGCACTTGTCACCACCGCTTTGCCGTATGCCAACGGCCCGCTGCATCTTGGCCATCTGGTCGGTTATATCCAGGCCGATATCTGGGTGCGCGCGCGCCGCCTGCGCGGCGACAAGACCTGGTTCGTCTGCGCCGACGATACCCATGGCACGCCGATCATGCTGGCGGCCGAGAAGGCCGGAGTGACCCCGGAAGCCTTCATCGCCAACATCCAGGCCAGCCATGAGCGCGATTTCGCCGCGTTCGGGGTCACCTTCGACCATTACGACTCGACCAATTCGCCGGTCAACCGCGAGCTTACCGAGGCCTTCTACGCCAAACTGGAGGCCGCCGGTCACATCAGCCGGCGCTCGGTGGCGCAGTTCTACGACCCGGCCAAGGGCATGTTCCTGCCCGACCGCTACATCAAGGGCATCTGCCCCAACTGCGGCAGCGCCGATCAGTACGGCGACAACTGCGAAGTCTGCGGTGCCACCTACGCGCCCACCGAGCTGAAAGAGCCCAAATCGGTGATTTCCGGCGCCACACCGGAGTTGCGCGATTCGGAGCATTTCTTCTTCGAGGTGGGCCATTTCGACGGCTTCCTGCGCGAGTGGCTGGCCGGCGATGTGGCGCTGCCGGGGGTCAAGGCCAAGCTCAAGGAATGGCTGGACACCGAAGGCGGCCTGCGCGCGTGGGACATCTCGCGCGATGCGCCGTACTTCGGCTTCCAGATTCCCGGCCAGCCAGGCAAGTATTTCTACGTGTGGCTGGACGCGCCGATCGGCTACCTGTGCAGCTTCAAGACCCTGTGCGCGCAGATGGGCGAGGATTTCGAGGCCCATCTGGTCGCCGGCACGCAGACCGAGCTGCATCACTTCATCGGCAAGGACATCGTCAATTTCCACGGCCTGTTCTGGCCGGCGGTGCTGCACGGCACCGGCCACCGCGCGCCGACCCGGCTGCACGTCAACGGCTACCTCACCGTGGACGGCGCCAAGATGTCCAAGTCGCGCGGCACCTTCGTGATGGCGCGGACCTTCCTGGATGTGGGCCTGGAGCCAGAGGCGCTGCGCTATTACTTTGCGGCCAAGTCCTCCGGCGGCGTGGACGATCTTGACCTCAACCTGGGCGATTTCATCGCGCGGGTGAACGCGGATCTGGTCGGCAAGTTCGTCAACCTGGCCAGCCGCTGCGCCGGCTTCGTCGGCAAGCGCTTCGACGGCAAGCTGGCCGATGCGCTACCCGATCCGGCGCAGTACGCCCGCTTCGTCGCCGCATTGGCGCCGATCCGCGAGGCCTATGAGCGCAACGACGCGGCCAGCGCGATCCGTCAGACCATGGCGCTGGCCGACGAGGCCAACAAGTACATCGACGACACCAAGCCGTGGGTGATCGCCAAGCAGGACGGTGCCGATGCGCAGCTGCAATCGGTGTGCACGCAAGGCCTGAACCTGTTCCGGATCCTGGTCGCCGCCCTCAAGCCGATCCTGCCGCGCACCTGTGCCGAGGCCGAGGCCTTCTTGTCGGCGCCCATGACCAGTTGGGAAGACGTGGAGCGCCCGCTCACCGCGCACACGATCCAGCCCTACACCGCCCTGTTCACCCGTATCGACCCCAAACAGATCGACGCCATGACCGACGCTTCAAAAGACACCCTCGCCGCACCTGCGGCACCTGCTGTGGCCGCCGTCAGCGCTGCAAAGGTGGCCAAAACCGATGCAAAAGCGGCTACGCCGGCTAATCCCCCCGCCTCCGTCTCGAATCCAGGTCTTATTGGCATCGACGATTTCGCCAAGCTCGACCTGCGTATCGGCAAGGTGCTGGTGTGCGAATTCGTGGAAGGCTCCGACAAGCTGCTGCGCTTCGAACTGGATGCCGGCGAACTGGGCAAGCGGCAGATCTTCTCGGGCATCCGCGCCAGCTATGGCGAGCCGGACGCGCTGGTCGGCCGCAGTGTGGTGTTCATCGCCAACCTGGCCCCGCGCAAAATGCGCTTCGGCATCAGCGAGGGCATGATCCTGTCGGCCGGCTTCGACGGCGGCGCCCTGGCGCTGCTGGATGCCGACAGCGGCGCCCAGCCGGGCATGCCTGTGCGGTGA
- a CDS encoding M1 family aminopeptidase, with protein sequence MILAFLRFELREQLRSPFLWLLAALYALLAFAALSSDVVQIGGGIGNVLRNAPTVIATLLGLFSLLGLLVTTLFVSNALLRDFDLGTAELVFSTPVRRRDYLVGRIGAALIAGTVMYLVIALGMFMAQFMPWIDQARLGPVAVLPYLWSLLVLVLPNLLFTTALLSVLAVTTRSILWVYIGVIVFFVLYGVSRALLADLDNVWLATLSDPLGIRALSQTLRYWSAEQRNLQLPPLTGYLLANRALWLGMSGLLFAATFALFRTERSGTRRRRGAAPAASTSAPAASVRVTTTRLTVTPAFAATTAFQQLLRQIRFDTLGVLRSAPFVVLLMLGLANFIPTALFTARLYGTAVLPVTSLMLQALQNSYSFLLIIVVLFYAGELVWKERSNRIDGITDAMPVPDWVPLLGKFVALLAVIASFQLAGALTAIALQLGRGYTSIEPLLYLKTLALGSVLYVLMGGMALALQVLSNNKFVGYALLMLVLIGQSALSMLDYTQNLYTFGGWPNAPYSDMNGYGHFLPGQLWFQGYWGLFLLALLLLSSAFWPRGVGHGVRQRLRLALQRLRSPTGAALAVTLLGFAVVGGWLYWNTNVYNSFLSPEQQLDLQARYEREYGKYRNLPQPRIIAVDNHVDLHPETQSVVIDATWTVRNTHPTPISDVHIGMQGRTGDRSLVQVDLGGQTLITHDVPAGYRIYRLHTPLQPGQERVFRFRVDQHPHGITAGQAQTDLVANGSFFNSQVLPWFGYNSQTEITDRNDRRKRGLGEPTRMPKLEDQAARANTYVSDDADWLSFASTICTAPDQIALAPGYLHKQFQQAGRRCFRYVMDRPMLNFYAYLSARWQVRKAYYNKIPIEIYYDPKHPYNVQRMIEGVQKSLAYYEANFTAYQHHQVRIIEFPGYAGFAQSFANTIPYSESIGFIADLRDKDDIDYVFYVTAHEVAHQWWAHQVIGANVQGATVLSESLAQYSALMVMEREYGRAHMRRFLKYELDRYLEGRGGETIDELPLYRVENQQYIHYRKGSLAFYRLREEIGEQALNRALQRFLQAKAFQQPPYTTSAELLQAIRAEALPDQQGMITDLFEKITFYDNRVVSAQAHKRPDGRFDVTVQTQAAKLQADGRGKEHAVPMDDWIEVGIYGLPAGKNAQAPVLALQRQHVTSATPSFTLTVDALPIEAGFDPDNKLIDRVPDDNRKRVTLQ encoded by the coding sequence ATGATCCTGGCGTTCCTGCGCTTCGAGCTGCGCGAACAACTGCGCTCGCCCTTCCTGTGGTTGCTGGCCGCGCTGTACGCCTTGCTGGCCTTCGCCGCACTCTCCAGCGACGTGGTGCAGATCGGCGGCGGCATCGGCAACGTGCTGCGCAATGCGCCTACCGTGATCGCCACGCTGCTGGGGCTTTTCAGCCTGCTCGGCCTGCTGGTGACCACTCTGTTCGTCAGCAACGCCTTGCTGCGGGACTTCGATCTGGGCACCGCCGAGCTGGTGTTCTCCACACCGGTGCGCCGCCGCGATTACCTGGTCGGCCGCATCGGTGCGGCATTGATCGCCGGCACGGTGATGTATCTGGTGATCGCGCTGGGCATGTTCATGGCGCAGTTCATGCCGTGGATCGACCAGGCGCGGTTGGGGCCGGTCGCCGTGTTGCCCTATCTGTGGTCGCTGCTGGTGCTGGTGCTACCCAACCTGCTGTTCACCACCGCGTTGCTGTCAGTGCTGGCGGTGACCACGCGCAGCATCCTGTGGGTCTATATCGGCGTCATCGTGTTCTTCGTGCTGTACGGCGTGAGCCGTGCACTGCTGGCCGATCTGGACAACGTCTGGCTCGCGACCCTGTCCGATCCACTCGGCATCCGCGCACTGTCGCAGACATTGCGCTATTGGTCGGCCGAACAACGCAACCTGCAGCTTCCTCCGTTGACCGGTTACCTGCTCGCCAATCGCGCCCTCTGGCTGGGCATGAGCGGGCTGTTGTTCGCTGCGACCTTCGCACTGTTCCGCACCGAACGTAGCGGCACGCGTCGCCGACGCGGAGCGGCGCCTGCTGCATCCACCAGCGCACCGGCAGCCAGCGTGCGCGTCACCACCACCCGCCTAACCGTGACACCCGCCTTCGCGGCTACCACCGCGTTTCAGCAACTGCTGCGCCAGATCCGTTTCGATACGCTCGGCGTGCTGCGCAGCGCGCCGTTCGTGGTGCTGCTGATGCTGGGCCTGGCCAATTTCATTCCGACCGCACTGTTCACTGCGCGCCTTTACGGTACCGCCGTGCTGCCGGTCACCTCGTTGATGCTGCAGGCGCTGCAGAACAGCTACAGCTTTCTGCTGATCATCGTGGTGCTGTTCTATGCCGGCGAACTGGTGTGGAAAGAACGCAGCAACCGTATCGACGGCATCACCGATGCCATGCCGGTGCCGGACTGGGTTCCCCTGCTGGGCAAGTTTGTGGCCTTGCTGGCGGTGATCGCCAGCTTCCAGCTCGCCGGCGCGTTGACCGCGATCGCGCTGCAGCTTGGCCGTGGCTATACCAGCATCGAGCCGCTGCTGTATCTCAAGACGCTGGCGCTGGGCTCGGTGCTGTATGTGCTGATGGGCGGCATGGCGCTGGCGCTGCAGGTGTTGAGCAACAACAAGTTCGTCGGCTATGCGCTGCTGATGCTGGTGCTGATCGGGCAATCGGCGCTGTCGATGCTCGACTACACCCAGAACCTCTACACCTTCGGCGGCTGGCCCAACGCGCCGTATTCGGACATGAACGGCTACGGCCACTTCCTGCCCGGCCAGTTGTGGTTCCAGGGCTATTGGGGCCTGTTCCTGCTGGCCCTGCTGTTGCTGTCTTCGGCGTTCTGGCCGCGTGGCGTTGGCCACGGTGTGCGCCAACGTCTGCGGCTGGCGTTGCAGCGCCTGCGCAGCCCGACCGGTGCGGCCCTGGCGGTCACCCTGCTCGGCTTCGCAGTGGTCGGCGGCTGGCTGTACTGGAACACCAACGTCTACAACAGCTTCCTGTCGCCAGAGCAGCAGCTGGACCTGCAAGCGCGCTACGAGCGCGAGTACGGCAAGTACCGGAACCTGCCGCAGCCGCGCATCATTGCCGTGGATAACCATGTCGACCTGCATCCGGAAACGCAATCGGTCGTCATCGATGCCACCTGGACCGTGCGCAACACCCACCCCACGCCGATCAGCGACGTGCACATCGGCATGCAAGGCCGCACAGGCGACCGCAGCCTGGTGCAGGTAGATCTGGGCGGGCAGACGCTGATCACGCACGATGTACCGGCCGGTTACCGCATCTATCGCCTGCACACACCGCTGCAACCCGGCCAGGAGCGCGTGTTCCGCTTCCGCGTGGACCAGCACCCGCATGGCATTACCGCCGGGCAGGCACAGACCGATCTGGTCGCCAATGGCAGCTTCTTCAACAGCCAGGTCTTGCCCTGGTTCGGCTACAACAGCCAGACCGAGATCACCGACCGCAACGACCGCCGCAAGCGTGGGCTGGGCGAGCCCACGCGCATGCCTAAACTGGAAGACCAGGCCGCACGCGCCAACACCTACGTCAGCGACGATGCCGACTGGCTCAGCTTCGCCAGCACCATCTGCACCGCACCGGACCAGATCGCGCTGGCACCGGGCTATCTGCACAAGCAGTTCCAGCAGGCTGGCAGGCGCTGCTTCCGCTATGTAATGGATCGCCCGATGCTGAACTTCTATGCCTACCTGTCGGCGCGCTGGCAGGTACGCAAGGCCTACTACAACAAGATTCCGATCGAGATCTACTACGACCCCAAGCACCCGTACAACGTGCAACGCATGATCGAAGGCGTACAGAAATCGCTGGCCTATTACGAGGCCAATTTCACTGCGTACCAGCATCACCAGGTGCGCATCATCGAGTTTCCGGGCTATGCGGGGTTTGCGCAGTCGTTCGCCAATACCATTCCTTATTCCGAATCGATCGGTTTCATCGCCGACCTGCGCGACAAGGACGACATCGACTACGTGTTCTACGTCACCGCGCATGAAGTGGCGCACCAGTGGTGGGCGCATCAGGTGATCGGTGCGAATGTGCAGGGCGCCACGGTGCTGTCCGAATCGCTGGCGCAGTACTCGGCGCTGATGGTGATGGAGCGCGAGTATGGGCGTGCGCACATGCGCCGCTTCCTCAAGTACGAACTGGACCGCTATCTGGAGGGCCGCGGCGGCGAAACCATCGACGAACTGCCGCTGTACCGGGTGGAGAACCAGCAATACATCCACTACCGCAAAGGGTCGCTGGCGTTCTACCGGCTGCGCGAGGAGATCGGCGAGCAGGCGCTCAATCGCGCATTGCAGCGTTTCCTGCAGGCCAAGGCGTTTCAGCAGCCGCCTTACACCACCTCGGCCGAGCTGTTGCAGGCCATTCGTGCCGAGGCACTCCCGGACCAGCAGGGAATGATCACCGACCTGTTCGAGAAGATCACCTTTTACGACAATCGCGTGGTTAGCGCACAGGCCCACAAGCGCCCGGATGGACGCTTCGATGTGACCGTGCAGACGCAGGCGGCCAAGTTGCAGGCCGATGGCCGCGGCAAGGAGCATGCGGTGCCGATGGACGACTGGATCGAAGTCGGGATCTACGGTTTGCCGGCCGGCAAGAACGCGCAGGCGCCGGTGTTGGCGCTGCAGCGGCAGCACGTCACCAGCGCCACGCCCAGCTTTACCCTGACCGTCGACGCCCTGCCCATCGAAGCCGGGTTCGATCCCGACAACAAGCTGATCGACCGGGTGCCGGACGACAATCGCAAGCGGGTGACGCTGCAATAG
- a CDS encoding HAD family hydrolase produces MHLALFDFDHTITTCDTYARFLRKVATPAQLASAKWKVGPWVLGYRLGVVSAAALRARVTRMVFSGRALDEMTAHGADYARSALPGVLRAEMMQRIDWHQAQGHEVVLVSASVDLYLQPWCTQHGLSLICNRLDHSDGRLSGRYADSDCGPHKAAQIRARYDLLQYDCVHAYGDSREDKPMLALAQQRWYRGNPLH; encoded by the coding sequence ATGCACCTGGCCCTGTTCGACTTCGACCACACCATCACCACCTGCGATACCTATGCGCGCTTCCTGCGCAAGGTCGCCACGCCCGCGCAGCTGGCGTCGGCAAAGTGGAAGGTCGGTCCGTGGGTGCTGGGCTATCGGCTCGGCGTGGTGTCGGCCGCCGCGCTGCGTGCGCGCGTGACGCGCATGGTGTTCAGCGGCCGTGCGCTGGACGAGATGACCGCGCACGGCGCGGACTACGCGCGCAGCGCACTGCCGGGCGTGCTGCGTGCAGAGATGATGCAACGCATCGACTGGCACCAGGCGCAGGGGCATGAGGTGGTACTGGTGTCGGCATCGGTGGACCTGTATCTGCAGCCATGGTGCACCCAGCATGGGCTGTCGCTGATCTGCAACCGGCTGGACCACAGCGACGGCCGCCTGAGCGGGCGGTATGCCGACAGCGACTGCGGACCGCACAAGGCCGCGCAGATCCGCGCGCGCTATGACCTGTTGCAGTACGACTGCGTGCACGCATACGGCGACAGCCGCGAAGACAAGCCGATGCTGGCACTGGCGCAACAGCGCTGGTATCGCGGCAATCCGCTGCACTGA